From a region of the Triticum aestivum cultivar Chinese Spring chromosome 7D, IWGSC CS RefSeq v2.1, whole genome shotgun sequence genome:
- the LOC123167970 gene encoding uncharacterized protein isoform X1 produces MGRKASRLRRRRQPPAGISPTTSPSPSPTPASSSREFAMTQSPSKLSDPSVSTPPGVLGHQGWADLPDKLLHSIVPLLGSFLDLIAFASTCCSWRAAFSSYPSKPTICTKLPPLLVRPNVCVDAPHLPSSNGRHKLRTCKVIDLTNQNRALRCQIPQETFQRMRFAGSSYGHLICCRRGNCLVVDVFTGAEVSPPSLPFSGDCEQEVYFGGTLTAPLASPNCHLLVSTRSSLFDWPVGSDSWSELKLSDARVDQIVEFNGQFIAMDYSQRIYILKLAPQLGLQEITTEWWDDMTECPYLRPWLVVCGDMLLMVDHYMSLSFGAPVLYKPYHLDMSTRPAKWVEVKKLDNWALFVGGDVRSPPFSCLSPEKWGGRSNCLYYAHYSQPWSVHGLGDAADAVWDPSTDPDLVYKRNWYGQLQAFWVYPSMFYSDAPVVTGHQDWADLPDNLLHSIVPLLGSFLDLIAFASTCRSWRAAFSSYPSKSTFCTKLPPLLVRPNVRVQAPHLPSSNGRHKLRTCKVIDLANQNIALRCQIPHETFQRMRFAGSSYGQLICCRRGNCLIVDVFTGAEVSPPCLPFSGDCEEEFYFGGTLTAPLASPNCQLLVSTRSSLFDWPVGSDSWSEIKLSDARIDQIVEFNGQFIAMDYSQRIYVLKLAPQLGLQEITTKWWDGMTECPYLRPWLVVCGDMLLMVDHYVSLSFGAPVLYKPYRLDMSTRPAKWVEVKKLDNWALFVGGDVRSPPFSCLSPEKWGGTSNRLYYAHYSQPWSVHGFGDAADAVWDPSTDPDLVYKRNWYGQLQAFWVYPSMFYSDGQ; encoded by the exons ATGGGAAGGAAAGCGAGCCGCCTGCGGCGACGCCGCCAGCCCCCAGCCGGCATCAGCCCCAccacgtcgccgtcgccgtcgccaacgccTGCATCCTCCTCAAG AGAGTTTGCCATGACGCAAAGCCCGAGCAAGTTGTCTGACCCATCTGTCTCTACTCCCCCAGGAGTGTTGGGGCACCAAGGTTGGGCTGACCTCCCAGATAAACTGCTTCACTCCATTGTTCCTCTGTTGGGATCTTTCCTCGACCTTATTGCGTTTGCTAGCACCTGTTGTTCTTGGCGTGCTGCCTTCTCTTCGTACCCATCCAAACCGACCATCTGCACCAAACTCCCGCCTCTCCTCGTCCGACCTAATGTCTGTGTTGATGCCCCTCATCTCCCTTCCAGCAATGGTCGTCACAAGCTACGCACATGTAAGGTCATTGATCTGACCAACCAGAACAGAGCCCTCCGCTGCCAGATTCCTCAAGAAACTTTTCAGAGGATGCGTTTTGCTGGCTCTTCCTATGGACATCTCATCTGCTGCCGCCGAGGAAATTGCCTTGTTGTTGATGTGTTCACTGGTGCCGAGGTTTCACCTCCATCTCTCCCATTCAGTGGTGACTGTGAGCAGGAGGTCTACTTTGGTGGCACCCTGACAGCTCCCCTTGCATCACCCAACTGCCATCTCCTTGTCAGCACACGATCCTCCCTGTTTGATTGGCCGGTTGGAAGTGACTCTTGGTCTGAACTCAAGCTTTCTGATGCACGGGTAGATCAGATTGTGGAGTTCAATGGTCAGTTCATCGCCATGGATTATTCCCAGAGGATCTACATTCTGAAGCTAGCCCCCCAGCTTGGCCTGCAGGAGATAACAACCGAGTGGTGGGACGACATGACTGAATGCCCATATCTAAGACCATGGCTGGTGGTCTGCGGTGATATGCTTCTCATGGTTGACCATTATATGAGCTTATCATTTGGAGCACCAGTCTTGTATAAACCCTACCACCTTGATATGTCGACCAGACCTGCAAAATGGGTGGAGGTGAAGAAGCTGGACAATTGGGCACTCTTTGTAGGGGGTGATGTGAGGAGCCCGCCGTTTTCTTGCTTGAGCCCAGAGAAGTGGGGAGGGAGGAGCAACTGCCTGTACTACGCCCATTACTCTCAGCCTTGGAGCGTACATGGATTAGGTGACGCCGCAGATGCTGTGTGGGATCCTTCCACCGACCCTGATCTTGTGTACAAGAGAAACTGGTACGGCCAGCTGCAGGCCTTCTGGGTGTATCCAAGCATGTTCTATTCTGATGCTCCAGTAGTGACGGGGCACCAAGACTGGGCTGACCTCCCAGATAACCTGCTTCACTCCATTGTTCCTCTGTTGGGATCCTTTCTCGACCTTATTGCATTTGCTAGCACCTGTCGTTCTTGGCGTGCCGCCTTCTCTTCATACCCATCCAAATCGACCTTCTGCACCAAACTCCCGCCTCTCCTCGTCCGGCCAAATGTCCGTGTCCAAGCCCCTCATCTACCTTCTAGCAATGGTCGTCACAAGCTACGCACATGTAAGGTCATTGATCTAGCCAACCAGAACATAGCCCTTCGCTGCCAGATTCCTCATGAAACTTTTCAGAGGATGCGCTTTGCTGGTTCTTCATATGGGCAACTCATCTGCTGCCGCCGAGGAAATTGTCTTATTGTTGATGTGTTCACTGGTGCTGAGGTTTCACCTCCATGTCTCCCATTCAGTGGCGACTGTGAAGAGGAGTTCTACTTTGGTGGCACCCTGACAGCTCCCCTTGCATCACCCAACTGCCAGCTCCTTGTCAGCACCCGATCCTCCCTGTTTGATTGGCCGGTTGGAAGCGACTCTTGGTCTGAAATCAAGCTTTCTGATGCACGGATAGATCAGATTGTGGAATTCAATGGCCAGTTCATTGCCATGGATTATTCTCAGAGGATCTACGTTCTGAAGTTAGCCCCCCAGCTTGGCCTGCAGGAGATAACTACCAAGTGGTGGGACGGCATGACTGAGTGCCCATATCTAAGACCATGGCTGGTGGTCTGCGGCGATATGCTTCTCATGGTTGACCATTACGTGAGCCTATCATTTGGAGCACCAGTCTTGTATAAACCCTACCGTCTTGATATGTCGACCAGACCTGCAAAATGGGTGGAGGTGAAAAAGCTGGACAACTGGGCACTCTTTGTAGGGGGTGATGTGAGGAGCCCGCCATTTTCTTGCTTGAGCCCAGAGAAGTGGGGAGGGACGAGCAACCGCCTGTACTACGCCCATTACTCTCAGCCTTGGAGCGTACATGGCTTTGGTGATGCGGCAGATGCTGTGTGGGATCCTTCCACCGACCCTGATCTTGTGTACAAGAGAAACTGGTACGGTCAGCTGCAGGCCTTCTGGGTGTACCCAAGCATGTTCTATTCCGATGGCCAGTGA
- the LOC123167970 gene encoding uncharacterized protein isoform X2, which yields MTQSPSKLSDPSVSTPPGVLGHQGWADLPDKLLHSIVPLLGSFLDLIAFASTCCSWRAAFSSYPSKPTICTKLPPLLVRPNVCVDAPHLPSSNGRHKLRTCKVIDLTNQNRALRCQIPQETFQRMRFAGSSYGHLICCRRGNCLVVDVFTGAEVSPPSLPFSGDCEQEVYFGGTLTAPLASPNCHLLVSTRSSLFDWPVGSDSWSELKLSDARVDQIVEFNGQFIAMDYSQRIYILKLAPQLGLQEITTEWWDDMTECPYLRPWLVVCGDMLLMVDHYMSLSFGAPVLYKPYHLDMSTRPAKWVEVKKLDNWALFVGGDVRSPPFSCLSPEKWGGRSNCLYYAHYSQPWSVHGLGDAADAVWDPSTDPDLVYKRNWYGQLQAFWVYPSMFYSDAPVVTGHQDWADLPDNLLHSIVPLLGSFLDLIAFASTCRSWRAAFSSYPSKSTFCTKLPPLLVRPNVRVQAPHLPSSNGRHKLRTCKVIDLANQNIALRCQIPHETFQRMRFAGSSYGQLICCRRGNCLIVDVFTGAEVSPPCLPFSGDCEEEFYFGGTLTAPLASPNCQLLVSTRSSLFDWPVGSDSWSEIKLSDARIDQIVEFNGQFIAMDYSQRIYVLKLAPQLGLQEITTKWWDGMTECPYLRPWLVVCGDMLLMVDHYVSLSFGAPVLYKPYRLDMSTRPAKWVEVKKLDNWALFVGGDVRSPPFSCLSPEKWGGTSNRLYYAHYSQPWSVHGFGDAADAVWDPSTDPDLVYKRNWYGQLQAFWVYPSMFYSDGQ from the coding sequence ATGACGCAAAGCCCGAGCAAGTTGTCTGACCCATCTGTCTCTACTCCCCCAGGAGTGTTGGGGCACCAAGGTTGGGCTGACCTCCCAGATAAACTGCTTCACTCCATTGTTCCTCTGTTGGGATCTTTCCTCGACCTTATTGCGTTTGCTAGCACCTGTTGTTCTTGGCGTGCTGCCTTCTCTTCGTACCCATCCAAACCGACCATCTGCACCAAACTCCCGCCTCTCCTCGTCCGACCTAATGTCTGTGTTGATGCCCCTCATCTCCCTTCCAGCAATGGTCGTCACAAGCTACGCACATGTAAGGTCATTGATCTGACCAACCAGAACAGAGCCCTCCGCTGCCAGATTCCTCAAGAAACTTTTCAGAGGATGCGTTTTGCTGGCTCTTCCTATGGACATCTCATCTGCTGCCGCCGAGGAAATTGCCTTGTTGTTGATGTGTTCACTGGTGCCGAGGTTTCACCTCCATCTCTCCCATTCAGTGGTGACTGTGAGCAGGAGGTCTACTTTGGTGGCACCCTGACAGCTCCCCTTGCATCACCCAACTGCCATCTCCTTGTCAGCACACGATCCTCCCTGTTTGATTGGCCGGTTGGAAGTGACTCTTGGTCTGAACTCAAGCTTTCTGATGCACGGGTAGATCAGATTGTGGAGTTCAATGGTCAGTTCATCGCCATGGATTATTCCCAGAGGATCTACATTCTGAAGCTAGCCCCCCAGCTTGGCCTGCAGGAGATAACAACCGAGTGGTGGGACGACATGACTGAATGCCCATATCTAAGACCATGGCTGGTGGTCTGCGGTGATATGCTTCTCATGGTTGACCATTATATGAGCTTATCATTTGGAGCACCAGTCTTGTATAAACCCTACCACCTTGATATGTCGACCAGACCTGCAAAATGGGTGGAGGTGAAGAAGCTGGACAATTGGGCACTCTTTGTAGGGGGTGATGTGAGGAGCCCGCCGTTTTCTTGCTTGAGCCCAGAGAAGTGGGGAGGGAGGAGCAACTGCCTGTACTACGCCCATTACTCTCAGCCTTGGAGCGTACATGGATTAGGTGACGCCGCAGATGCTGTGTGGGATCCTTCCACCGACCCTGATCTTGTGTACAAGAGAAACTGGTACGGCCAGCTGCAGGCCTTCTGGGTGTATCCAAGCATGTTCTATTCTGATGCTCCAGTAGTGACGGGGCACCAAGACTGGGCTGACCTCCCAGATAACCTGCTTCACTCCATTGTTCCTCTGTTGGGATCCTTTCTCGACCTTATTGCATTTGCTAGCACCTGTCGTTCTTGGCGTGCCGCCTTCTCTTCATACCCATCCAAATCGACCTTCTGCACCAAACTCCCGCCTCTCCTCGTCCGGCCAAATGTCCGTGTCCAAGCCCCTCATCTACCTTCTAGCAATGGTCGTCACAAGCTACGCACATGTAAGGTCATTGATCTAGCCAACCAGAACATAGCCCTTCGCTGCCAGATTCCTCATGAAACTTTTCAGAGGATGCGCTTTGCTGGTTCTTCATATGGGCAACTCATCTGCTGCCGCCGAGGAAATTGTCTTATTGTTGATGTGTTCACTGGTGCTGAGGTTTCACCTCCATGTCTCCCATTCAGTGGCGACTGTGAAGAGGAGTTCTACTTTGGTGGCACCCTGACAGCTCCCCTTGCATCACCCAACTGCCAGCTCCTTGTCAGCACCCGATCCTCCCTGTTTGATTGGCCGGTTGGAAGCGACTCTTGGTCTGAAATCAAGCTTTCTGATGCACGGATAGATCAGATTGTGGAATTCAATGGCCAGTTCATTGCCATGGATTATTCTCAGAGGATCTACGTTCTGAAGTTAGCCCCCCAGCTTGGCCTGCAGGAGATAACTACCAAGTGGTGGGACGGCATGACTGAGTGCCCATATCTAAGACCATGGCTGGTGGTCTGCGGCGATATGCTTCTCATGGTTGACCATTACGTGAGCCTATCATTTGGAGCACCAGTCTTGTATAAACCCTACCGTCTTGATATGTCGACCAGACCTGCAAAATGGGTGGAGGTGAAAAAGCTGGACAACTGGGCACTCTTTGTAGGGGGTGATGTGAGGAGCCCGCCATTTTCTTGCTTGAGCCCAGAGAAGTGGGGAGGGACGAGCAACCGCCTGTACTACGCCCATTACTCTCAGCCTTGGAGCGTACATGGCTTTGGTGATGCGGCAGATGCTGTGTGGGATCCTTCCACCGACCCTGATCTTGTGTACAAGAGAAACTGGTACGGTCAGCTGCAGGCCTTCTGGGTGTACCCAAGCATGTTCTATTCCGATGGCCAGTGA